AAGAGCTTTCTGTTCACTTTGGTGATGAAAAAGCACCTTTTAAAGCGGTGGATCGTATTAGCTACCAAGTTAATCAAGGCGAAGTATTAGGCATTGTTGGAGAGTCTGGCTCGGGGAAATCAGTGAGTTCCCTTGCAGTGATGGGCTTGATTGATTTTCCCGGGCGTGTTTCAGCGAAAGGCCTAGAATTTGAAGGAAAAGATCTCTTAAGCTTACCGGCAAAAGAAAAGCGGGAATTAGTTGGGGCTGATATAGCTATGATCTTCCAAGACCCAATGACAAGCTTAAATCCTGCTTATACAGTAGGTTTCCAAATTATGGAAGCCATCAAAGCGCATCAAGGCGGCAGCAAAAAAGAACGCCGTGAACGCACCTTAGAGCTATTACGCTTAGTGGGTATTCCTGATCCTGAATCGCGAATTGATGTTTATCCGCACCAGCTTTCTGGCGGGATGAGCCAACGCGTTATGATTGCTATGGCGATAGCGTGTAAACCGAGATTGCTCATTGCAGATGAACCAACCACAGCACTGGATGTGACTATTCAAGCACAAATTGTAGATTTGCTACTTGAGTTACAGCAAAAAGAATGTATGTCGTTGATTCTGATCACGCATGATCTTGCGTTAGTCGCAGAAGCGGCACATCGTATTATTGTGATGTATGCAGGACAAGTAGTGGAAGAAGGGCGGGCGGAAGATATTTTCCGTGAGCCAAAACATCCTTACACTCAAGCGTTATTGCGTTCTTTACCGGAGTTTGCAGAGGGTAAATCTCGTTTACAATCTTTACCCGGAGTGGTGCCAGGTAAATACGATCGCCCACAAGGTTGTTTGTTAAATCCACGCTGTCCGTATGCGACCGATCTTTGTCGAAGTGTTGAACCTGAATTGCGTCAAATAGGAAATCGACAAGTAAAATGTCACACCCCATTAAATGCCCAAGGAGAACCAAGCAATGTCTAATGTCGCACAAAAAAATGCACCATTGCTTAATGCTATTGGGCTGAAGAAATATTATCCTGTCAAAAAAGGGATGTTTGCTAAAACACAGCAAGTGAAAGCATTAGATGGTGTGTCTTTTTCCTTAGAACGTGGTAAAACCCTTGCGGTGGTAGGCGAGTCTGGTTGTGGTAAATCGACACTAGGCCGTCTTTTGACGATGATAGAAGAACCGACAGAAGGTGAGTTGTACTACAACGGGCAAAATTTCTTAGAGAATGATCACGAAACGAAAGCATTGCGCCGTCAGAAAATCCAAATCGTGTTTCAAAACCCTTATGCATCACTAAATCCGCGTAAGAAAATCGGCACAATTTTGGAAGAGCCTTTAGTCATCAATACTAATCTATCGGCAAAAGAACGTAAAGAAAAAGTATTGTCCATGATGGCGAAAGTGGGATTGCGTGCAGAGTTTTATGATCGCTATCCACATATGTTTTCGGGCGGACAACGTCAGCGTATCGCGATTGCTCGTGGTTTAATGCTTGATCCTGACGTGGTTGTAGCGGATGAACCTGTTTCAGCGTTAGACGTATCTGTTCGTGCGCAAGTGCTGAATTTGATGATGGATTTACAAGCTGAGCTTGGTTTATCTTATGTGTTTATTTCCCATGATCTTTCAGTGGTTGAGCATATTGCTGATGAGGTGATGGTGATGTATTTAGGCCGCTGTGTTGAAATGGGCTCAAAAGAGCAGATCTTTGCTAATCCTCAGCATCCTTATACACAAGCGTTACTTTCAGCAACACCAAGATTGTCACCTGAATTACGTCGCCAGCGGATTAAATTAACCGGAGAATTACCAAGTCCGATTAATCCGCCAAAAGGTTGTGCTTTTAATCCGCGTTGTTGGAAAGCGATCGATAAATGTCGAAATGAGCAACCGAAATTGGAAAAATATCCTGATGGTAAGCTAATCGCTTGTTTCCATCTCGATTAGAAAAGAGAAAAGAAAATGACCGCACTTATTGAGTAAGTGCGGTCATTTTTTTAGACATTTTGAGCGCGATAGCGGAAATTGAAGAAGACAAAGATGCCGAGTGCAATCATCGCTAATGCTGCACCGCTAAATCCAATATATTCAAGACCAACATGGCGAGCGATTTGGTTACCAAACAGTGCACCTGCACCAATACCTGCATTGAAAATACCGGAATAAATGGCACTTGCTACGTCCGTTGCATCAGGAGCAAGTTGTAGTACGCGCATTTGTAATGCCAGTCCGATACAAGAGATGCCAATCCCCCAAATAAAAGCAAGGGTAAACATCGTGGCGGTATAACTCGCAGAGGCAAGCATAAATGTTAAAGATATAGCCAGTAAAATCATAGCCCCACTGATAAATTGAGTTGGACCGAAACGGTATAAGCGGTTAAAGATCACACTTGCGGTAATGCCAGAAACCCCAAAAACTAACAAAATTATCGTTGCAAGATTTGGATCGAGTTCGCCGATTTGAACCATAAAGGGTTCAATGTAGGTATAAGCGGTAAAGTGTGCTGAAACAATGATTGCCGTTGTAGCATAAAGTCCAATCAGTAATGGACGTTTTGCTAAAATCGGCAGACTAGATAACGAGCCTGCATTTTTACTTGGTAGATTTGGTAATAAACGCATAATAAATACCATCACAACCAAAGCTAATACGGCAATGATTGCAAAAGTAATACGCCAGCCAACTAATTGACCGACTAAACGGCCTAATGGTAAGCCTAAAATAGTCGCAAGGGATGTACCGATAGCGAGCATACCAATTGCTTGTGTTTTCTTATTCTTCGGTGCCACACGCATCACTAATGATGCGGTAATTGCCCAGAAGAGTGAATGCGCTACCGCAATACACATACGAGCAATGAGAAGAATCCAATAATTCCACGCAATGACTGAGATAATATGGCCGATGATAAAAATAACGAAAAGTTTCAGCAATAAGCCTTTACGTTCCATATCACCTGTCGCGAGCATGGCGGGTAAAGACATAATCATAACCGTCCAAGCATAAACGGTCATCATTAAACCTACATCGGAGCTTTGCATATCAAAACTTTGTCCGATGTCAGTGAGTAACGCAACTGGCACAAATTCCGTGGTATTAAAAATAAAAGCGGCGCAAGCCATGATGACTACGCGCCAATATTGGGTTCTT
The sequence above is a segment of the Haemophilus parainfluenzae genome. Coding sequences within it:
- the dppD gene encoding dipeptide ABC transporter ATP-binding protein, whose translation is MALLDVKELSVHFGDEKAPFKAVDRISYQVNQGEVLGIVGESGSGKSVSSLAVMGLIDFPGRVSAKGLEFEGKDLLSLPAKEKRELVGADIAMIFQDPMTSLNPAYTVGFQIMEAIKAHQGGSKKERRERTLELLRLVGIPDPESRIDVYPHQLSGGMSQRVMIAMAIACKPRLLIADEPTTALDVTIQAQIVDLLLELQQKECMSLILITHDLALVAEAAHRIIVMYAGQVVEEGRAEDIFREPKHPYTQALLRSLPEFAEGKSRLQSLPGVVPGKYDRPQGCLLNPRCPYATDLCRSVEPELRQIGNRQVKCHTPLNAQGEPSNV
- a CDS encoding peptide ABC transporter ATP-binding protein encodes the protein MSNVAQKNAPLLNAIGLKKYYPVKKGMFAKTQQVKALDGVSFSLERGKTLAVVGESGCGKSTLGRLLTMIEEPTEGELYYNGQNFLENDHETKALRRQKIQIVFQNPYASLNPRKKIGTILEEPLVINTNLSAKERKEKVLSMMAKVGLRAEFYDRYPHMFSGGQRQRIAIARGLMLDPDVVVADEPVSALDVSVRAQVLNLMMDLQAELGLSYVFISHDLSVVEHIADEVMVMYLGRCVEMGSKEQIFANPQHPYTQALLSATPRLSPELRRQRIKLTGELPSPINPPKGCAFNPRCWKAIDKCRNEQPKLEKYPDGKLIACFHLD
- a CDS encoding sugar transporter, with product MSFYQKAERTQYWRVVIMACAAFIFNTTEFVPVALLTDIGQSFDMQSSDVGLMMTVYAWTVMIMSLPAMLATGDMERKGLLLKLFVIFIIGHIISVIAWNYWILLIARMCIAVAHSLFWAITASLVMRVAPKNKKTQAIGMLAIGTSLATILGLPLGRLVGQLVGWRITFAIIAVLALVVMVFIMRLLPNLPSKNAGSLSSLPILAKRPLLIGLYATTAIIVSAHFTAYTYIEPFMVQIGELDPNLATIILLVFGVSGITASVIFNRLYRFGPTQFISGAMILLAISLTFMLASASYTATMFTLAFIWGIGISCIGLALQMRVLQLAPDATDVASAIYSGIFNAGIGAGALFGNQIARHVGLEYIGFSGAALAMIALGIFVFFNFRYRAQNV